From the genome of Nitrospirota bacterium:
CAGCAGCAAATCTATTAAAAAAATTGTCCACAATAGAGATGCATATATCCGCTTTCTCCCCATACTCCTTGTCTATTTTATACTTCTCAAACTTCTCCTCAATAAACCGCTTTTCAGGTAAATCATATCCCCCATGCAGATTATATTCTCTTTTGCAAAGGTCTCTTTCTATCTGCTCTTTTATCTTGTCACCTGACCAGATGACCTTTATTCCAAACTCTGCCTTATTGTTAAGTCTGTTTAAATTTTCCCTGACATCAATGTAACAGCCTCTAATCAGAGAAAGAACATCTTCTTCTTTATTAAAGAGGGTGCGAAATCTGAAAGGCAAAACAGTAAATTTCTTCATCAGTCTTTCCATGACATATTCATGCACTAAGACATGGGTCTTTGTTATATCTTTAATAATACCTTTAAAATTACTAGCCACTATACCTATATCCATAAAAGAGATGTTATAGATACGCTCTCCCTCTAATCCCCTGATGGGCTCATCTATACTGATATTTGAATCTATTATTCCGTATATATATAATATCATTGTTGTAATTGAGTTGTTTCCTGTGTCAATGCTTCAGCCGGCGACTCTCTCATAGCTTCCATAGTTTCTACAGAACTAAGCAGAACCTTTACACCTAAATATATAAGGTCAATATCAGCAACGGATATAACCATGTCCCCGCTAATGACTATCCCTTTGTTCAATGCCCTGTCCAAAACCTCAACGAGTGTAATCCTCTTTCCCCTTTGAATGCATGAGTAATCAGCCTTTTCGTCAAACAGCCTGATATTTTTTTCCACGTTGCACCCTTTCTAACCGGAGATTACAAAAATTATATGGCGGCCATGGGCCGGTGCAGTCAAATGAAAATCCACATCTTCCGTACTGTGTCCTCATGGCATCCACCATATTAATAAAAGTCTCCATCCCTTTTTTATTGACTAAACAGGCAGCATTCAGGATCATTTCATCATCCTTACATGTTATTTCTTTTGGTAATAATCTCAACAATCTATTGATGCACACATGGATGCCGGCTTTCTTCAGCATGTCAAGGAAATCCTGAGCATACACAAAGGTCATGTCATTTAATATCTCTTCTCTTCTCTTCTTTAAAAAGAATGCCTTTCCCGGCGGAGAAGAGCTGATCTCCTTATCCATATCCAGAATCTTTTCATCTTCCCTGCTGAGAAAATTATTTAAGCACGCCATGTCACAATAAATCTTGATTCCCCATTCCTCCTTACCTTCAAAATACCTCAGGTTGTCTCTAAGTTCCTCTGCAAGTTCGCTGATTTCCGCTATCATGCGGTTCTCAGTATTAAAAACTGTTGCGAATTTAAAGGGAACGACACAGTTATTTTTCATAACACCTTCTATTATATTTTCATGTAACCTAACCTTCGTATCAAGCCACTCCATGTCAGTCAGGTTTTTTTTGATATCCTCTTCATTAAATTCATCTTCCGGTACCTTGCTTACCACAGCATAAAGCCCCTCGTGATAAATAAAATAGACCCCCTTCATATTTCTTTTTAATTGAGGCATGTTATTTGTAACACAGTACAGATAAATAAGTTCTTTGTCTGCCATTTGTTAATGCCCTGAAGTATCTATGCGTTCATAAGACAAAACTTCTAATTCATGATTCAGTTTCACCTCGTAGATATTACGGTCCTGCACCCTTGTATGCAGCCCGAGGGCTTTTATGAAAGAACTATCCTCATAGACCTCTGCCTCGGCCTCCCAGCCATCGGGAGTTCTCATTTCTTTGATCATCTTCACCTCATTTGCATTGAGTGTCTTCTTTAAAAAATCTGTTATAACATCTCTGGCCTTTTCTATTTCAGCCATTTTCATCCTCCTCTTTGTTTTCCCTTGCATCTCTTACTGCATTCAAGTGTGCCAAAAGTTCTCCCTCCTGCCTGTCATACTCCTCTTCGCTGATCTCATCTAATTCAAATCGTAACCGCACAGCCATAAGCCTTTCCTGGATAATTTTTTCATCGGATAGTTCCATATCAGCTATCTCATGTATCTTTTTAAAAACACCCCAAAGACCCTTGAAAGGTAAAAATAACAGGTCATCAATCAAAAGCATCTGTTATGTCTCCCATACTATGTATTGATACTGATATTAGCAAAGTTATACGGAGGGAATGGCCCTGCATATAAAAATTTTATCCTGTCTTTATATTCCTCACTCAGCGCATCAATCTGCTTATCAAACTCCGACTCTCTACCTCTATCCACTAAGAAGGCTGAGTTTACAAACATCGCATCACCAATCGTGTTGTTAAGCTTATAATACCATGCCATCTTTTTTAATACTG
Proteins encoded in this window:
- a CDS encoding gas vesicle protein, translating into MQRGKRITLVEVLDRALNKGIVISGDMVISVADIDLIYLGVKVLLSSVETMEAMRESPAEALTQETTQLQQ
- a CDS encoding gas vesicle protein GvpG; its protein translation is MLLIDDLLFLPFKGLWGVFKKIHEIADMELSDEKIIQERLMAVRLRFELDEISEEEYDRQEGELLAHLNAVRDARENKEEDENG
- a CDS encoding GvpL/GvpF family gas vesicle protein, translating into MILYIYGIIDSNISIDEPIRGLEGERIYNISFMDIGIVASNFKGIIKDITKTHVLVHEYVMERLMKKFTVLPFRFRTLFNKEEDVLSLIRGCYIDVRENLNRLNNKAEFGIKVIWSGDKIKEQIERDLCKREYNLHGGYDLPEKRFIEEKFEKYKIDKEYGEKADICISIVDNFFNRFAAEKKIEKLKSKDLLLNAFYLVENEKQGDFKKAFGHLKSAPGDFKYLLSGPWPPYNFVNINL
- a CDS encoding GvpL/GvpF family gas vesicle protein, with the translated sequence MADKELIYLYCVTNNMPQLKRNMKGVYFIYHEGLYAVVSKVPEDEFNEEDIKKNLTDMEWLDTKVRLHENIIEGVMKNNCVVPFKFATVFNTENRMIAEISELAEELRDNLRYFEGKEEWGIKIYCDMACLNNFLSREDEKILDMDKEISSSPPGKAFFLKKRREEILNDMTFVYAQDFLDMLKKAGIHVCINRLLRLLPKEITCKDDEMILNAACLVNKKGMETFINMVDAMRTQYGRCGFSFDCTGPWPPYNFCNLRLERVQRGKKYQAV